A portion of the Actinomycetes bacterium genome contains these proteins:
- a CDS encoding CoA-acylating methylmalonate-semialdehyde dehydrogenase: MTAPSFDQPRAITHRIGGKPWTGTSERQGEVYDPARGVVSGRVDFASAADVDVAVAAAKDAFATWRHSSLAKRSQVLFAFRQLLDARKEDVAAAITAEHGKVLSDALGEVTRGLEVVEFACGIPHLLKGGFSENVSTNVDVYSIRQPLGVVGIISPFNFPAMVPMWFFPIAIACGNTVVVKPSEKDPSAVNLVADLLAEAGLPDGVFNVVHGDKVAVDRLLEHPDVRSISFVGSTPIARYVYETGTRNGKRVQALGGAKNHMVVLPDADLDLAADAAVNAGFGSAGERCMAISAVVAVDPIGDELVEKVRERIARLRTGDGRRDVDMGPLVTRVHRDKVASYLDAGVGEGATLVVDGRATSFDGDEDGFWLGPTLFDHVTPGMSLYTDEIFGPVLSVLRVPSYDEALRLVNEHPYGNGTAIFTNDGGAARRYQHEVEVGMVGVNVPIPVPMAYYSFGGWKASLFGDTHAHGTEGVHFFTRGKVVTSRWLDPSHGGINLGFPQNV, translated from the coding sequence ATGACCGCGCCCTCGTTCGACCAGCCCCGCGCCATCACCCACCGAATCGGCGGGAAGCCCTGGACGGGCACCTCCGAGCGGCAGGGGGAGGTCTACGACCCGGCTCGAGGGGTGGTGAGCGGCCGCGTTGACTTCGCGTCCGCCGCCGACGTCGACGTGGCCGTCGCGGCCGCGAAGGACGCCTTCGCGACGTGGCGGCACAGCTCCCTCGCCAAGCGCTCCCAGGTCCTCTTCGCGTTCCGTCAGCTGCTGGACGCCCGCAAGGAGGACGTCGCGGCGGCGATCACCGCTGAGCACGGCAAGGTGCTCTCCGACGCGCTGGGCGAGGTCACCCGCGGGTTGGAGGTGGTGGAGTTCGCGTGCGGCATCCCCCACCTGCTCAAGGGCGGCTTCTCCGAGAACGTCTCCACCAACGTCGACGTGTACTCGATCCGCCAGCCGCTCGGCGTGGTCGGGATCATCTCGCCGTTCAACTTCCCGGCGATGGTCCCGATGTGGTTCTTCCCGATCGCCATCGCGTGCGGCAACACGGTCGTGGTGAAGCCCAGCGAGAAGGACCCGTCGGCGGTCAACCTGGTCGCCGACCTGCTCGCCGAGGCAGGCCTGCCCGACGGTGTCTTCAACGTCGTCCACGGCGACAAGGTCGCGGTCGACCGCCTGCTCGAGCACCCGGACGTCCGCAGCATCTCCTTCGTCGGGTCGACCCCGATCGCGCGCTACGTCTACGAGACCGGCACCCGTAACGGCAAGCGTGTACAGGCCCTCGGGGGCGCCAAGAACCACATGGTCGTGCTCCCCGACGCCGACCTCGACCTCGCCGCCGACGCCGCGGTGAACGCCGGGTTCGGCTCCGCCGGTGAGCGCTGCATGGCGATCTCGGCGGTGGTCGCGGTCGATCCGATCGGCGACGAGCTGGTCGAGAAGGTCCGCGAGCGCATCGCTCGGCTCCGAACCGGCGACGGCCGTCGAGACGTGGACATGGGGCCGCTGGTCACGCGTGTCCACCGCGACAAGGTCGCCTCCTATCTCGACGCGGGGGTCGGCGAAGGGGCGACGCTCGTCGTCGACGGTCGGGCGACCTCCTTCGACGGCGACGAGGACGGGTTCTGGCTCGGCCCGACGCTGTTCGACCACGTGACCCCGGGCATGTCGCTCTACACCGACGAGATCTTCGGGCCGGTCCTGTCCGTGCTGCGCGTGCCGAGCTACGACGAGGCGCTCCGGCTGGTCAACGAGCACCCCTACGGGAACGGGACCGCCATCTTCACCAACGACGGGGGCGCCGCCCGCCGCTACCAGCACGAGGTCGAGGTGGGCATGGTCGGGGTCAACGTGCCGATCCCCGTGCCGATGGCCTACTACTCCTTCGGCGGCTGGAAGGCGTCGCTGTTCGGCGACACCCATGCCCACGGGACGGAGGGCGTGCACTTCTTCACCCGCGGCAAGGTGGTCACGTCACGGTGGCTGGACCCGAGCCACGGCGGCATCAACCTGGGCTTCCCGCAAAACGTGTGA
- a CDS encoding glycosyl hydrolase: MKGRFWRAAAGAVACALVGGAALLVADPGANAAQTDSWASGVYPGPCKNSDADRQDYVNQLKAFATWRHQPVQYTMQFAPYTGVTNWLTTDQPNALFKCAVYVRQQLQVPMMIALPMLPMYDTEDQNADLTQVGTPTLEAGAAGDYDQYWQTLAQNLVDRGLGDTVLRIGWEFNGDWFRWSAMNDPAAWKAYWIRIVNAMRSVPGQAFKFDYSVALGATYANPDSVQNKGDSTPVYPGDNYVDSISVSMYDQEYGHPACTATVTTSCTTEDARWANLTSQKYGLNWLATFAKSHNKPIGFSEWALADTGSFCDPGTGKCGGGGDDPDFLTDFHTWLTKHNVAYETYFNKDHQNNVQTMATYDPVLLKDTNSTNFPKAEKAYRQLWSVTSGHNPSSSVLPSGWTPPPSSSPPPSSSPASSSPSSSPSTSPSTSPSSSPPPAAKPLPRNTPLFSRYSTRTKAKRLSKQRVKNNIYVFVKPSRAVLYAAWYLDDPKHHKKPRHIARITPYDLVGKKGTHALAFHVSRIKKGKHTLTVLLRWRTGGYRAYTVTFTAT, translated from the coding sequence GTGAAGGGTCGGTTTTGGCGCGCCGCGGCGGGAGCCGTGGCGTGCGCGCTCGTCGGCGGCGCGGCGCTGCTGGTGGCGGACCCCGGCGCCAACGCGGCCCAGACCGACTCGTGGGCCTCGGGGGTCTACCCCGGCCCCTGCAAGAACAGCGACGCGGACCGGCAGGACTACGTCAACCAGCTGAAGGCGTTCGCCACCTGGCGGCACCAGCCCGTCCAGTACACGATGCAGTTCGCCCCCTACACCGGGGTCACGAACTGGCTGACCACCGACCAGCCGAACGCGCTGTTCAAGTGCGCCGTGTACGTCCGCCAGCAGCTCCAGGTCCCCATGATGATCGCGCTCCCCATGCTGCCGATGTACGACACGGAGGACCAGAACGCCGACCTGACGCAGGTCGGTACGCCGACCCTGGAGGCCGGTGCTGCCGGCGACTACGACCAGTACTGGCAGACCCTGGCCCAGAACCTCGTCGACCGTGGCCTGGGCGACACCGTCCTGCGCATCGGGTGGGAGTTCAACGGCGACTGGTTCCGCTGGAGCGCCATGAACGACCCGGCCGCCTGGAAGGCGTACTGGATCAGGATCGTCAACGCCATGCGCTCCGTACCGGGGCAGGCGTTCAAGTTCGACTACTCCGTCGCCCTCGGCGCCACCTACGCCAACCCCGACAGCGTCCAGAACAAGGGTGACTCCACGCCGGTCTACCCCGGCGACAACTACGTCGACTCGATCAGCGTCAGCATGTACGACCAGGAGTACGGCCACCCGGCGTGCACCGCGACGGTCACGACCAGCTGCACCACGGAGGACGCGCGCTGGGCGAACCTGACCTCGCAGAAGTACGGCCTGAACTGGCTGGCGACCTTCGCGAAGTCGCACAACAAGCCGATCGGGTTCAGCGAGTGGGCCCTGGCCGACACCGGGAGCTTCTGCGACCCGGGGACCGGCAAGTGCGGAGGCGGCGGCGACGACCCGGACTTCCTCACCGACTTCCACACCTGGCTGACCAAGCACAACGTCGCCTACGAGACCTACTTCAACAAGGACCATCAGAACAACGTCCAGACGATGGCGACCTACGACCCGGTCCTGCTCAAGGACACCAACAGCACGAACTTCCCGAAGGCCGAGAAGGCCTACCGGCAGCTGTGGTCGGTGACGTCGGGACACAATCCGTCCTCCTCGGTGCTGCCCAGCGGCTGGACGCCGCCCCCCAGCAGCTCACCGCCGCCGTCGAGCTCCCCGGCGTCCAGCAGCCCGAGTTCCAGCCCGAGCACCAGCCCGAGCACCAGCCCGAGCAGCTCGCCGCCGCCGGCAGCGAAGCCGCTGCCGCGCAACACCCCGTTGTTCAGCCGTTACTCCACCCGTACGAAGGCGAAGCGGCTCAGCAAGCAGCGCGTCAAGAACAACATCTACGTCTTCGTCAAGCCCTCACGGGCGGTGCTCTATGCCGCGTGGTACCTCGACGATCCCAAGCACCACAAGAAGCCTCGGCACATCGCGAGGATCACGCCGTACGACCTCGTCGGCAAGAAGGGCACCCACGCGCTCGCCTTCCACGTGTCTCGCATCAAGAAGGGCAAGCACACCCTGACCGTGCTGCTGCGCTGGAGGACCGGGGGCTACCGGGCGTACACAGTGACCTTCACCGCGACCTGA
- a CDS encoding APC family permease, whose amino-acid sequence MSTEVSAAGTAGTPNGKGLKGNALGLWSTVVVGVASTAPAYSLAATLGFIVIFVGVQAPAVAILAFVPMWMISIGYSELNKEDPDCGTSFTWATRMFGPRTGWFAGGWGIIASDVLIMASLAQIAGQYVFLLFGANGIGSDPASPWVLLVGLIWLVVMTYICYRGIEVSANLQKGLLAIEAGMLVVFAFVALTKVATGHAPPGHIHPSLSWFNPFDIPSASAFVAGLILMIFIYWGWDTAVTVNEETKDPTVTPGRAAWISTILLLAIYALVIVAAQSFAGVGTHGLGLANPDNANDVLNVLGRAVFGNSWIGSVCVRLLLLMVLSSAAASTQTTILPTARTALAMSVYRAIPSTFSKIHKKYLTPTNSTIAMGLVSGILYVIMNQISGGQVISDSVTSCGVFIALYYGITGFTCVVWYRKTVRLNVRNLFLQGIIPFTGGVILYVVLLWSFYLDWLNPNGGYSTAASYTSFTLPFPPHWTIGGVSVLVILAAIIGVICMVTYSLIEPHFFRGEVLNRLTPTLVPEITGVPAGYPPSVGPHDVPEDMPLVPPELDKPTGPNPVE is encoded by the coding sequence ATGTCGACTGAGGTCAGCGCAGCTGGTACGGCGGGTACGCCGAACGGCAAGGGCCTCAAGGGCAACGCCCTAGGCCTCTGGTCGACCGTGGTCGTCGGGGTCGCCTCGACCGCGCCCGCCTACAGCCTCGCCGCCACCCTCGGCTTCATCGTGATCTTCGTCGGCGTCCAGGCGCCGGCGGTGGCGATCCTCGCCTTCGTCCCGATGTGGATGATCTCCATCGGCTACAGCGAGCTCAACAAGGAGGACCCGGACTGCGGGACGTCCTTCACCTGGGCGACCCGGATGTTCGGGCCGCGGACCGGCTGGTTCGCCGGTGGCTGGGGCATCATCGCCTCCGACGTCCTGATCATGGCCAGCCTGGCGCAGATCGCCGGGCAGTACGTCTTCCTGCTCTTCGGCGCCAACGGGATCGGGAGCGACCCCGCGAGCCCCTGGGTGCTTCTCGTCGGGCTCATATGGCTGGTCGTCATGACCTACATCTGCTACCGGGGCATCGAGGTATCGGCGAACCTGCAGAAGGGCCTGCTCGCGATCGAGGCCGGCATGCTCGTGGTCTTCGCCTTCGTCGCCCTGACCAAGGTCGCGACCGGCCACGCCCCGCCCGGCCACATCCACCCGTCGCTGTCCTGGTTCAACCCCTTCGACATCCCGTCCGCCTCGGCCTTCGTGGCCGGCCTCATCCTCATGATCTTCATCTACTGGGGGTGGGACACCGCGGTCACGGTGAACGAGGAGACCAAGGACCCGACCGTGACCCCGGGGCGGGCGGCCTGGATCTCCACCATCCTGCTGCTGGCCATCTACGCGCTCGTCATCGTCGCGGCGCAGTCCTTCGCCGGTGTCGGCACCCACGGTCTCGGCCTGGCCAACCCCGACAACGCCAACGACGTGCTGAACGTGCTCGGCCGCGCGGTGTTCGGCAACTCGTGGATCGGCAGCGTCTGCGTGCGGCTGCTGCTCCTCATGGTGCTCAGCTCGGCGGCCGCCTCGACCCAGACGACGATCCTGCCGACGGCCCGTACGGCGCTGGCGATGTCGGTCTATCGCGCCATCCCCTCCACGTTCTCGAAGATCCACAAGAAGTACCTGACCCCGACCAACTCGACGATCGCGATGGGCCTGGTGTCCGGCATCCTCTACGTGATCATGAACCAGATCTCGGGGGGTCAGGTGATCAGTGACTCGGTCACATCCTGCGGGGTCTTCATCGCCTTGTACTACGGCATCACCGGGTTCACCTGTGTCGTGTGGTACCGCAAGACGGTCCGGCTGAACGTCCGCAACCTCTTCCTGCAGGGGATCATCCCGTTCACCGGCGGCGTGATCCTCTACGTCGTCCTGCTGTGGAGCTTCTACCTCGACTGGCTGAACCCGAACGGTGGCTACTCGACGGCGGCCAGCTACACGTCCTTCACGCTGCCGTTCCCGCCGCACTGGACGATCGGCGGCGTCTCCGTGCTCGTCATCCTCGCCGCGATCATCGGCGTCATCTGCATGGTGACGTACAGCCTGATCGAGCCGCACTTCTTCCGCGGCGAGGTGCTCAACCGGCTCACGCCGACGCTCGTGCCCGAGATCACCGGTGTCCCGGCCGGCTACCCGCCGTCGGTGGGTCCGCACGACGTACCGGAGGACATGCCGCTGGTGCCGCCGGAGCTCGACAAGCCCACCGGACCCAACCCGGTCGAGTAG